The sequence CGACCCAGTTGCTGATCCCAATGGCGTTGGCGTGCCCGGCGTAGGTGGTGAACTCCATGCCGGGCATGAACAGTAGCTGCGGGTGCCGGCTCTGCGCGTCGACGAAGAAGTCCAACTGCGTCAAGGTGTTGTGATCGCTGATCAGCACGAAATCCAAGCCGCGCCCACGGGCGAAGGTCGCGATCTCGTCCAAGGGCGGGCGCGCGTCCCCACTCTCCAGGGAGTGCACGTGGAAGTCCCCGGCGTACCAGCGACTGTCCGTGCTCAAGGGCGCCGACGCAACATAGGTCGCGCGCTCCGTCTGGGGCGCCAGCGTCGGCGCATCGCGCAGCGTCACCGTGATCTCGTAGCTCGCCGGCACTTGTTTGATCAGCGCCTTGCCCACGACGACTTGCCACGTTCCCACCGGCAGCGGGCCCGGCACGTAGCTGCGACTCGCCGCGAGCTCACCGATGATCGCGGGCTCCTTGTTGCCCCCACCCCAACCTCGAAAGCCTTGCGGATCGTTCACGCCGAAATCGAGGACGTTGTCGGCCGCGATCGAAACGTGACTTACCTCGATCTCCTTCGTGCCCACCGGCACGTCGAAGGGGACGAAGAAATGATCCGCCCCCGTCGCTGGCGCATCGCCATTGAGCTTCAGCGTCGTCTCGGCGGCACGCGCATCCCAGCCCGCGAGCAGAACGCAGACGAAAAGGCTGACCCTCAGGCCCCAGTTGCGGCGCGCGCGCATCATCCTGTCCTCATCTTTCACCGGCTCCGGTCACCCGCCAAACGCGAGCACTGGCGGGCGTACGCCGGAAGCATAGCGAGGACCTCGGCCAGGGCGCTATGCTGCGGGGGTGAGCCGACCGTTTCGTGGTTGGGAACAGGCCCTGGATCCCCTGGTGGACGACGAAATCCACCAGCGCGTGGATGCCCTCGACTTGCGCTTGAACGCCTATGGCTACGACCGTTGGGGCGCGTCCCCCGCTGCGGCCAAACGCCTCCTAGTGCTGGTGCGCTGGCTCTACCGCCACTACTTCCGCGTGGAGTGCCATGGCCTCGCCAACGTCCCGCCCGGTCGCGTGCTCTTGATCAGCAACCACAGCGCGCAGTTGGCCTACGACGGCATGCTGATCGCCGCGGCCATGGTGCTGGAAGCGAATCCGCCTCGCTTCGTGCGCGCGATGATCGAACGCTTCTTCGCCCAGCCCGCCTTCGTGAACGTGATGATGACGCGCATGGGGCAATTGATCGGCATTCCAGAGAACGGTCGTCGCTTGTTGGTCGAGGACGATGCGGCGGTGTTGGTCTTTCCAGAAGGCGAACGGGGCGGCGGCAAGTTGTTCCGTGACCGCTACAAGATCATGGGCTTTGGCCAGGGCTTCATGCGCCTCGCGCTCGCGACGCGCACCCCCATCGTGCCCGTAGGGTTCGTCGGCGGTGAAGAGATGTGTCCCAGCTTCTCGCGCATGCCGCCGATCGCGAAGCTGCTCGGCATTCCCTACGCGCCGCTGACCCCGACCCTGGTGCCGCTTCCGCTACCAGCAAAGGTGCACATCCTGTTCGGTGAGCCCTTGCACTTCGATGGCAACGGGCGCGAGGACGACGACGTGCTGCGCGCCATGGTCGAGCAGGTGGAATCGGCCGTGGCCGGACTCTTGGCGCGAGGGCTCGAGACGCGCAAAGCGGTGTTCTTCTGATGGAAAAGCGCGTGGTCATCACCGGCGGCGCCGGCGGCAGCGGAAAGCTGCTCGCCGTGCGTCTCCTGGCAGAGGGCTGGGAAGTGCACTGCGTGGACAAGAAGCGCGGCAGCTGGCCCGAGGGCATCACGGGGCACCAGCTAGACGTGCGCAAGCGCGGTTTCGACGACGTGCTGCGACGAGTCCACCCCTGGGCCGTGGTGCATCTTGCGCGTCTGCACCGCCTGGATGCGAGCAGCGAGGAACGCCATCGCGTCAATTTCGAAGGCACCGTGCACGTGTTCGAAATGGCTGTAGCTGCGGGAGTCGAGAAGATCGTGTTCCCCAGTCGCCACACCATCTACGGCGCGCTCCCAGACCAGCCCCTGTTCCTCACTGAAGACCATCCGCCCGCAGCCGGTCGCACCTACCCGGAGATCCAGGATCTGGTCGCTGCCGATCTCTATGCGACGGCGCAACTCTGGCGCCACATGGGGCGCGAAGTCGTGGTGCTGCGCCCCGTCAACCTAGTCGGTCCCAACATGGACAACCTCTTCTGCCGCTACTTGCGGCAGCCACGCGTGTTCACCGTCGCTGGCTTCGATCCGCTCTACCAGGTGCTGCACGAGGCGGACTTCACCGCCGCGCTGGCCCTCTCCCTCGCGCCGGGCTTGCGCGGCGTGTTCAACGTCGCGGGTCACGAGCCCGTGCCGCTGCACGTGGTCGTCGAGCACGCTGGCGGCGTGCGCTTTCCGCTGCCGGAGCCCTTGATCGAGCTGGTGGGCGGACGCCTCGGCTTTCCCCGCGTGCCCCGTGGCGCCGTCGATTACCTCAAGTTCGCGTGCACCGTGGACGGCAGTCATTTCCAGCAAACGACAGGCTTTTCCCCCATCAAGACCCTGACCGAGACGCTGGATTCCATGGCGCCCTCCGCGACGACGGCTTGAGGCCACACCGCGGGAAAGCGCCTCCAACGCGCGCAACGGCTGGGCGTGTGCAGGGTCCGCGGATCGCGCTAGATTCCCCGCCATGAGAGTCTCACGTCGTAGCTTCCTCCAAGCCACTCTGGTCACCGCTTCTGCCGTCCCCTTCACCGCAGGTTGCTCGGACGGGGACGAGGGACAACAGAAGCAACCGGCTTGGTTCGGCTTCTACAGCACTGACCCGGCGGACACGTTGCGCGTGTTCCCCCAGGGCGTCGCATCCGGAGACCCCAAGCCAGACAGTGTGATCCTTTGGACGCGTGCCGTGCCCGATTCGGGTTCCGGCGACGTCGTGGTGGCCTACCAGATCGCACTCGACGAGGAGTTCACTGAAGTGGTGGCCAGCGGGCGGGAGACCACCAACGAGAGCACGGACTGGACCGTCCGTATCAAGCTCGTGGGGCTCAATCCCTACACTCAGTACTACTACCGCTTCGGTGCCGAGAGAGTACAGAGCGACATCGGGCGCACCAAGACCGCACCTAGCGCAGATCAGGACGTGAACGTCCGCTTCGCCTTCGCGTCCTGCCAGGACTACATCGGCCGCTACTACCACAGCTGGCAGGCCCTGCTGGAAACCGAGGATCCCGTGGACTTCGTCGTCTTCCTCGGCGACTACATCTACGAAACCAACGGCGACTCGGACTTCCAGCTCACTGGGGGCGAGCGTCAGATCGAGATCCCCGACGGCATCGAGATCGAGCCCGGTTCCCCACCGGTAAAGGCGGCCAAGACCCTGGCGGACTATCGCGGTCTCTACAAGCAATACCGCTCGGACGAGACCCTGAAGAAGGTGCACCGGCTCTATCCGTTCATCAGCATCTGGGACGACCACGAGTTCGCCAACGACGCCTGGCAAGACCACGCCACGGACTTCAACGAGGCCAAGGGCGACGAGAAGAGCACCGCCCGTCGCGAAGCAGCGAACCAGGCTTGGTTCGAATATCAGCTCGCGGACGTGGAGTGGAACGCGGATGCCAACTTCCCGGACGATCTGAAGATCTACCGCACCCTGCGCTACGGCAAGCACATGGAGCTGGTGCTCACGGACCAGCGCTCCTACCGCTCGGACCACGCCATTCCGGAGAAAGCCACGGGCGCCGAACGCCCCGCGGGAGCGCCGGACACCGTACCGACCTACGCCGAGGCAGGGAAGCTCAGCAAGAACGCCGCCATTGGCTCCCGCAACTTCGTGCGCAAGAGCGGCTTCGACGGCATCGAGGCTTACGTGAAACCCACGATGCTCGGCGCCGAGCAAAAGCAGTGGTTGCTCGACACGGTCAAGGGCTCGGATGCCACCTGGAAGATTTGGGGCAACGAAACGCAACTCTTGGAGATGCTCATCGATCTGAGCCCGTTCCCCGTGCCCAGCCTTTTCCAAGGCATCTACTACTTCACCGTCGACCAGTGGGACGGCTTCCGCACCGAGCGCATGGAAGTGCTGAAGGCGCTCGAGGGCGTGAAGAACCTCGTCGCCATCACTGGAGACATTCACGCCTTCTACGCCTCGGAACTCCAGGTCGACTTCGACAATCCCGGCGAGCCCATGGCCGTCGAGTACGTCACCGCCGGCATCAGCTCGAGCCCGGTGCAAGAGATCGCGGAAACCCAGGTCAACGGCCTCGACCCGGACGGAAACTTTGGCCTCAAGCCCCTCATCCCGCAGTTCGACAAGGTGCTGAACGACTCCAACAAGCACTACAAGTACAACAAGAGCTTCGCCCACGGCGTTGCGGTGATGGAGATCGACGGCGACAAGGAAGTGCGCGTCACCTTCCTCGACATCCAAGACGTGCAGGCCAAGACCTGGGACGGCAAGGTCACCAAGACCGGCTTCCGCACGCCCAGCGGTTCGAACCGCATCGAAACGATCTAGAGCCTCGGTCCCTCAGAACGACGGCTGGGAAGGTCCCGGGAGACACTGTCCAGCCGGTGCTCTAGTTGGTTTGGGTTGGGTCTCGACCCGCGGCGTCGCTGACGTCGCCTCCCGCGTGTCAGCCGCTGGCGCTGGTGGAGGCTCCGGAGCTGACGTGCCAGCGCCAGGTACCGATAGGTAACAGCGCCGCCGCTTTGTGTCCGGCGGCGGGAACACCGTCGTGTGCGCGTTGCGCATATTTGCGCCCCGCGCCCGCGGCACGCTTGTTGAAACCTCCAAGATGCGAACGTTGGCGCGTTGGCGGAGGGATTCGAAATGAAGTGGACATGTCTGATTGCGTTGGCGGCCGGAACGAGTGCGTGCTCGGTCCAGCAGACGAAGTCGAGCGCGGGATCGCAAACTGGGGAAGGCACGAAACCGCGCACGCACCAGGTCGACGTCAATCCCGACGGCAGCTTCTCGCCAGAGCATCTGCTGATCCGCGACGGAGATACCGTCGAGTGGAGGTTCAGCAGCGCGACCGACACCATCATACCCATCGCGGATGGCGCGAAAGATCCCTGCAGCGCCGCGTTGCCCTACGCCCCGCAGGACGCCAACGCCTTCCTCGGTCCGCTCACGCGCGGGCGCTCGGGGATCTTCTCCCTCGGCCCTGACGACCTGGGGTTCGAGACGGAAACGTGCAATGCGGGTGCTTGCGCCGACGGCAGTGCTCCGACGGCGGCCGCGGGCAACGAGTGCCTGTGCACGGGTAGCCAGTACTACGCGACGGCCGACGCCACCTGGCAGAATCCCGAGCTCACGGGCGTGTTCATTCGAATCGATTGGAAGCG comes from Polyangiaceae bacterium and encodes:
- a CDS encoding alkaline phosphatase D family protein; protein product: MRVSRRSFLQATLVTASAVPFTAGCSDGDEGQQKQPAWFGFYSTDPADTLRVFPQGVASGDPKPDSVILWTRAVPDSGSGDVVVAYQIALDEEFTEVVASGRETTNESTDWTVRIKLVGLNPYTQYYYRFGAERVQSDIGRTKTAPSADQDVNVRFAFASCQDYIGRYYHSWQALLETEDPVDFVVFLGDYIYETNGDSDFQLTGGERQIEIPDGIEIEPGSPPVKAAKTLADYRGLYKQYRSDETLKKVHRLYPFISIWDDHEFANDAWQDHATDFNEAKGDEKSTARREAANQAWFEYQLADVEWNADANFPDDLKIYRTLRYGKHMELVLTDQRSYRSDHAIPEKATGAERPAGAPDTVPTYAEAGKLSKNAAIGSRNFVRKSGFDGIEAYVKPTMLGAEQKQWLLDTVKGSDATWKIWGNETQLLEMLIDLSPFPVPSLFQGIYYFTVDQWDGFRTERMEVLKALEGVKNLVAITGDIHAFYASELQVDFDNPGEPMAVEYVTAGISSSPVQEIAETQVNGLDPDGNFGLKPLIPQFDKVLNDSNKHYKYNKSFAHGVAVMEIDGDKEVRVTFLDIQDVQAKTWDGKVTKTGFRTPSGSNRIETI
- a CDS encoding lysophospholipid acyltransferase family protein, with the translated sequence MSRPFRGWEQALDPLVDDEIHQRVDALDLRLNAYGYDRWGASPAAAKRLLVLVRWLYRHYFRVECHGLANVPPGRVLLISNHSAQLAYDGMLIAAAMVLEANPPRFVRAMIERFFAQPAFVNVMMTRMGQLIGIPENGRRLLVEDDAAVLVFPEGERGGGKLFRDRYKIMGFGQGFMRLALATRTPIVPVGFVGGEEMCPSFSRMPPIAKLLGIPYAPLTPTLVPLPLPAKVHILFGEPLHFDGNGREDDDVLRAMVEQVESAVAGLLARGLETRKAVFF
- a CDS encoding NAD-dependent epimerase/dehydratase family protein; the encoded protein is MEKRVVITGGAGGSGKLLAVRLLAEGWEVHCVDKKRGSWPEGITGHQLDVRKRGFDDVLRRVHPWAVVHLARLHRLDASSEERHRVNFEGTVHVFEMAVAAGVEKIVFPSRHTIYGALPDQPLFLTEDHPPAAGRTYPEIQDLVAADLYATAQLWRHMGREVVVLRPVNLVGPNMDNLFCRYLRQPRVFTVAGFDPLYQVLHEADFTAALALSLAPGLRGVFNVAGHEPVPLHVVVEHAGGVRFPLPEPLIELVGGRLGFPRVPRGAVDYLKFACTVDGSHFQQTTGFSPIKTLTETLDSMAPSATTA